A genomic region of Trifolium pratense cultivar HEN17-A07 linkage group LG3, ARS_RC_1.1, whole genome shotgun sequence contains the following coding sequences:
- the LOC123914562 gene encoding putative dynamin-related protein 4A: MVLTSKRTTKKATVTKNQRDESSLSLVHVEKALRRLNITKEEGIQLPTIVVVGDQSSGKSSILESLSGISLPRGQGICTRVPLVMRLQNHPLPLPHPELLLEFNGKTVFTDETHVSDAINIAIEEIAGSAKGISNTPLTLVVKKNGVPDLTIVDLPGITRVPVKGQPDNIYDQIKDIILEYITPEESIILNVLPATVDFTTCESIRMSQNVDKTGSRTLAVVTKADKSPEGLLEKVTADDINISLGYVCIRNRIGDESFEEARLEEQKLFESHSLLSKIDKSIVGIPVLIQKLVEVQAKMNSVMNEDDVDFAVDEGIEEVDELAEEEDVPIANIRPKRNTKLPNHLKDFVTPSLKKGSKK, translated from the coding sequence ATGGTTCTTACTTCAAAGAGAACTACTAAAAAAGCTACTGTCACTAAAAACCAACGCGATGAATCATCACTTTCACTAGTCCATGTTGAAAAAGCTCTAAGGCGCCTCAACATTACCAAAGAAGAAGGAATACAGCTTCCAACCATTGTTGTTGTCGGCGATCAGTCATCTGGAAAATCTAGTATTCTTGAATCTCTATCTGGTATCAGCTTACCACGAGGCCAAGGAATTTGCACAAGAGTACCACTGGTAATGAGGCTACAGAATCATCCACTTCCACTTCCTCATCCAGAACTCTTGCTAGAGTTCAATGGAAAAACAGTTTTTACAGATGAGACACATGTTTCAGATGCAATAAACATAGCTATTGAAGAGATTGCTGGTTCTGCCAAAGGGATTTCCAACACACCTTTGACATTGGTTGTGAAGAAAAATGGTGTGCCTGATCTTACTATAGTTGATCTTCCAGGTATAACTCGTGTTCCTGTTAAGGGACAACCTGATAATATTTATGATCAGATTAAGGATATAATTCTGGAGTATATAACTCCAGAAGAAAGCATTATCTTGAATGTTCTTCCTGCTACTGTCGATTTTACTACTTGTGAGTCTATTAGGATGTCTCAAAATGTTGATAAAACTGGTTCGAGGACACTTGCTGTTGTCACAAAGGCTGATAAATCACCTGAAGGATTGTTGGAGAAGGTTACTGCTGATGATATTAACATCAGTCTAGGTTATGTCTGTATACGAAACCGAATTGGAGATGAGTCTTTTGAAGAAGCAAGATTGGAAGAACAGAAGCTATTTGAGTCTCATTCACTTCTTTCTAAGATCGACAAATCCATTGTTGGTATTCCTGTCTTGATTCAGAAGCTTGTAGAAGTTCAAGCTAAGATGAATTCTGTCATGAATGAAGATGATGTGGACTTTGCAGTTGATGAAGGCATAGAGGAAGTGGATGAGCTAGCTGAAGAAGAGGATGTGCCCATTGCAAATATAAGGCCCAAAAGAAACACTAAGCTGCCTAACCACCTTAAGGACTTTGTTACTCCATCCTTGAAGAAGGGAAGCAAGAAATGA
- the LOC123917858 gene encoding dynamin-related protein 4C-like, with protein sequence MTSGKKKSSTKATTVNKHDESSSSLALVHVDVDVDQPLSVALAPIVSSYNEKIRPVLDALENLRRLNIAKEGIQLPTIVVVGDQSSGKSSVLESLAGISLPRGQGICTRVPLVMRLQNHPLPNPELVLEYNGKHVSTDEKNVSDEINTATEELAGTAKGICNTPLTLIVKKNGVPDLTMVDLPGITRVPVHGQPDNIYDQIKDIIMEYITPEESIILNVLTATVDFTTCESIRMSQSVDKTGLRTLAVVTKADKSPEGLLEKVTADDVNIGLGYVCVRNRIGEESYEEARNEEQKLFESHTLLSRIDKSIVGIPVLAEKLVHVQAMIISKTLPELVKKINEKLNNSLHELENLPANLSSFADAMSAFMHIVSLSRDTLRKILLMGDFEEYPDGKQMHCTARLVEMLNSFASDLKNSAESIGTKDFLMDEIKVLEEAKIIGLPNFMPRTVFLTLLQRKVRGVSHMPVNFVDDVWNYLETIITTVLKRHSENYYQLQVSTRRAAENLIAKKKKNSIQHVIQAVEMEKHTDYTCNPEYLQEYYKLVSHQEAFLKEVLNVNRQTSTVKLEGVGDIEVNHLLNYPNLLSQAFDLTARLISYWKIVVRRLIDVIALHLMLSINELVDVDLQKDICKEMLSSTGGGVESLLEESPSISGKREKLSRSVKVLRESKETVANIMHRIGVYHVYGDN encoded by the coding sequence ATGACTTCTGGAAAGAAAAAGAGTTCCACAAAGGCTACTACTGTTAACAAACATGATGAATCATCATCGTCACTTGCATTGGTCCatgttgatgttgatgttgaTCAACCTCTTTCTGTTGCACTTGCACCTATTGTATCTTCATACAATGAGAAAATTCGTCCAGTTCTTGACGCCTTAGAAAATCTAAGGCGTCTGAACATTGCTAAAGAAGGAATACAGCTACCAaccattgttgttgttggagaTCAATCATCTGGCAAATCCAGTGTTCTTGAATCTTTAGCTGGTATCAGTCTGCCACGTGGACAAGGCATCTGCACTAGGGTACCCTTGGTTATGCGCCTCCAGAATCATCCACTTCCAAATCCGGAGCTTGTTTTGGAGTATAATGGCAAGCATGTTTCAACTGATGAGAAAAATGTTTCTGATGAAATCAACACAGCTACTGAAGAGCTTGCTGGAACTGCCAAAGGGATTTGCAACACCCCTTTAACTTTGATTGTGAAGAAGAACGGTGTACCGGATCTTACTATGGTTGATCTTCCAGGTATTACTCGTGTTCCTGTTCATGGTCAACCTGATAATATATATGATCAGATTAAGGATATTATCATGGAGTATATAACTCCAGAAGAAAGTATTATCTTGAATGTTCTTACTGCTACTGTTGATTTTACTACCTGTGAGTCCATTAGGATGTCACAGTCTGTTGATAAAACTGGTTTGAGGACTTTAGCAGTTGTTACAAAGGCTGATAAATCTCCTGAAGGTTTGTTGGAAAAGGTTACTGCTGATGATGTGAATATAGGTCTTGGTTATGTTTGTGTAAGGAACCGAATTGGTGAAGAGTCTTATGAAGAGGCTAGAAATGAAGAGCAGAAACTATTTGAGTCTCATACTCTTCTTTCCAGAATAGATAAATCTATTGTGGGAATTCCTGTTTTGGCAGAAAAGCTTGTTCATGTGCAAGCCATGATTATATCAAAAACTTTGCCTGAGCTCGTAAAGAAAATTAACGAGAAGCTTAACAATAGTTTACACGAGTTGGAAAATTTACCTGCCAATTTGTCTTCATTTGCTGATGCTATGTCTGCTTTTATGCATATTGTTTCTCTGTCAAGAGATACTCTGAGAAAGATTCTTCTGATGGGAGATTTTGAAGAGTATCCTGATGGAAAGCAAATGCATTGCACGGCTAGGTTAGTTGAAATGTTGAATTCTTTTGCAagtgatcttaaaaactctGCTGAGAGTATTGGAACCAAGGATTTCCTTATGGATGAGATCAAAGTTCTTGAGGAAGCCAAGATTATTGGTCTGCCAAATTTCATGCCAAGAACTGTTTTTCTGACCTTACTTCAGAGAAAAGTAAGAGGTGTTTCTCATATGCCAGTTAATTTTGTTGACGATGTTTGGAACTATTTGGAAACTATCATTACTACGGTTTTGAAGCGCCACTCTGAAAACTATTATCAGTTACAGGTCTCTACTCGTCGAGCAGCTGAGAATCTTATTgctaagaagaagaagaattccATTCAACACGTGATTCAAGCTGTTGAAATGGAAAAGCACACGGACTACACTTGTAATCCAGAGTACTTGCAGGAGTACTACAAGCTGGTGTCTCATCAAGAAGCGTTTTTGAAAGAGGTGTTGAATGTTAATCGACAGACAAGTACTGTGAAGCTTGAAGGGGTTGGAGACATTGAAGTTAATCATCTGCTAAACTATCCGAATTTGTTGAGTCAGGCCTTTGACTTGACGGCGAGATTGATTTCCTATTGGAAAATTGTGGTGAGGAGGCTCATTGATGTTATTGCTTTGCATTTGATGCTAAGCATCAATGAACTTGTGGATGTTGATTTGCAGAAGGACATATGCAAGGAAATGTTATCCTCAACAGGTGGTGGTGTTGAGAGTCTTCTTGAAGAGTCTCCTTCAATATCAGGTAAGAGAGAAAAGTTGAGCAGGAGTGTTAAAGTGCTGAGGGAAAGCAAGGAAACAGTTGCTAACATTATGCACAGGATTGGAGTTTATCATGTTTATGGTGATAACTGA